In Streptomyces sp. NBC_00091, the following proteins share a genomic window:
- a CDS encoding AraC family transcriptional regulator: MATDEGHREWARHWQYEELPGLDLLRAHYVRHTFPRHAHDGYVIAAVTGGVEEIGLPGGTVRAGPGSVVLINPEVAHTARAGVPEGWAYATLYPSRDLIAQVAAEIATLRGTPGFTADMVADAPGARAITEVHRAAEAGNALAADTLLRGVVARMLGRHAGPLPARTLRGAGAADAERARAVLEERMADPPSLERLAAELGTSPFALLRTFRERYGMPPHTWLTDARVRRARRLLDAGTPPAEAAVTVGFTDQPHLNRHFTRIVGVPPGAYRRGRTGGAA, translated from the coding sequence ATGGCGACGGACGAGGGGCACCGGGAGTGGGCACGGCACTGGCAGTACGAGGAACTGCCCGGGCTGGACCTGCTGCGCGCCCACTACGTACGCCACACCTTCCCCCGCCACGCCCACGACGGGTACGTCATCGCGGCCGTCACCGGCGGCGTCGAGGAGATCGGCCTGCCCGGCGGCACCGTACGGGCCGGCCCGGGCAGCGTGGTGCTGATCAACCCGGAGGTCGCGCACACCGCCCGCGCCGGGGTCCCGGAGGGCTGGGCGTACGCCACCCTCTACCCCTCGCGGGACCTGATCGCCCAGGTCGCCGCCGAGATCGCCACCCTGCGCGGCACCCCCGGCTTCACCGCCGACATGGTCGCCGACGCGCCGGGCGCCCGGGCCATCACCGAGGTGCACCGGGCCGCCGAGGCCGGGAACGCGCTCGCCGCCGACACCCTGCTGCGGGGCGTGGTGGCGCGGATGCTCGGCCGGCACGCGGGCCCGCTGCCCGCCCGTACGCTCCGCGGCGCGGGTGCCGCCGACGCCGAACGGGCCCGGGCCGTGCTGGAGGAGCGGATGGCGGACCCGCCCTCGCTGGAGCGGCTCGCCGCCGAGCTGGGCACCAGCCCCTTCGCGCTGCTGCGCACCTTCCGGGAGCGGTACGGGATGCCCCCGCACACCTGGCTGACCGACGCCCGCGTCCGCAGGGCGCGCCGGCTGCTCGACGCGGGGACCCCGCCCGCCGAGGCGGCCGTCACCGTCGGCTTCACCGACCAGCCGCACCTGAACCGGCACTTCACCCGGATCGTGGGGGTCCCGCCGGGTGCCTACCGGCGCGGTCGAACAGGCGGTGCCGCTTGA
- a CDS encoding ATP-dependent helicase, whose protein sequence is MAGAALDSFSPATRSWFTGAFVRPTSAQEGAWRAIREGSDVLVVAPTGSGKTLAAFLAALDGLASQPPPAEPRKRCRVLYVSPLKALAVDVERNLRSPLTGIRQESARLGLPEPDIRVGIRSGDTPPAERRSLATRPPDILITTPESLFLMLTSAAREALSGVETVILDEVHAVAGTKRGAHLALSLERLDELLPRPARRIGLSATVRPVEEVARYLAPRGRVEIVQPPSAKEFDLSVVVPVQDMGELGGSPATEGREGGDKPSIWPHVEERIADLVQAHRSTIVFANSRRLAERLCNRLNEIAHERATGAALAEGAPPPAEIMAQSGAALGAPPLLARAHHGSVSKEQRALVEEDLKAGRLPAVVATSSLELGIDMGAVDLVVQVESPPSVASGLQRVGRAGHQVGAVSTGVVFPKYRGDLVQAAVVTERMRTGAIESLRIPSNPLDVLAQQLVAMTAMDTWQLDDLLALVRRAAPFAALPESAFTSVLDMLAGRYPSDAFAELRPRVVWDRVAGTITGRPGAQRLAVTSGGTIPDRGLFGVFLAGATASDEKRGKKGGGRVGELDEEMVYESRVGDVFTLGTTSWRIEDITRDQVLVTPAPGVPGRLPFWKGDQLGRPLELGRAVGAFLRELGALTDADARLRLLAAGLDGWAADNVLTYLSEQREACGHVPDDRTILVERFRDELGDWRVVVHSPFGAQVHAPWALALGARLAEKYGMDAQVMHADDGIVLRLPDADLLSMDLLDHDPARPAAFEFDDEQAPLGAADVAFDQGEIGRLVTDQVGGSALFASRFRECAARALLLPRRSPGKRTPLWQQRQRASQLLQVASEFGSFPIVLEAVRECLQDVFDVPGLTELMGDIEARRVRLVEVTTPEPSPFARSLLFGYVAQFLYEGDSPLAERRAAALSLDSRLLAELLGQAELRELLDAEVLEELERELQWLTEDRRAKDAESVADLLRMLGPLTDAELAARGAPAAWPEALAAARRAIRVRIGGADHWAAVEDAGRLRDALGTALPVGVPEAFTEPVKDPLGDLLARYARTHGPFTTATVATRLGLGAAVTEGALHRLAAAGRVVQGEFHPAGIGQEWCDAAVLRRLRRRSLAALRQELEPVPPASLATFLPQWQHLGGALRGIDGLARAVEQLQGAPVPASALERLILPSRVAGYAPTLLDELTTTGEVVWAGAGALPGKDGWISLYLAEAAPLLLPEPHPLELGPLHQAVLDSLSGGYGLFFRQLTQSVRVHHPEATDLELSSALWDLAWSGRLTNDTLAPLRALLGSGRTAGATAHRARRTVPRGRYGTLSATVSRTGPPTVSGRWSLLPAQAPDPTHRAHALARTLLDRHGVVTRGAVAAEGVEGGFSAVYRVLSAFEDSGQARRGYVVEGLGAAQFAMDGAVDRLRAAERTPPPLAAVVLAAADPANAYGAALPWPEPPAGAAHKPGRKAGSLVVLVDGELVLYLERGGKTLLAWPDPGDPRLEAATGALAAGSRAGTLPSLTVERINAAAALTSPLGPSLEAAGFHATPRGLRLRS, encoded by the coding sequence ATGGCAGGCGCTGCGCTCGACTCGTTCTCCCCCGCGACCCGCTCGTGGTTCACGGGGGCCTTCGTCAGGCCCACTTCCGCCCAGGAGGGTGCCTGGCGGGCCATCCGGGAGGGGTCGGACGTCCTGGTCGTGGCGCCCACCGGCTCCGGCAAGACCCTGGCGGCCTTCCTCGCCGCGCTCGACGGGCTCGCCTCGCAGCCGCCGCCCGCCGAGCCGAGGAAGCGCTGCCGGGTGCTGTACGTGTCGCCGCTGAAGGCCCTCGCGGTCGACGTGGAGCGCAACCTGCGCAGCCCACTGACCGGGATCCGGCAGGAGTCGGCCCGTCTCGGACTGCCCGAGCCGGACATCCGGGTCGGGATCCGCTCCGGGGACACCCCGCCGGCCGAGCGCCGGTCGCTGGCCACCCGGCCGCCGGACATCCTGATCACCACTCCGGAGTCGCTGTTCCTGATGCTGACGTCGGCGGCGCGGGAGGCGCTGTCCGGGGTGGAGACGGTGATCCTGGACGAGGTGCATGCCGTCGCCGGGACCAAGCGCGGCGCCCACCTGGCGCTCTCCCTGGAGCGGCTGGACGAGCTGCTGCCGCGCCCGGCCCGCCGGATCGGACTGTCGGCCACCGTCCGGCCGGTGGAGGAGGTGGCCCGCTACCTCGCCCCGCGCGGCAGGGTGGAGATCGTGCAGCCGCCTTCGGCCAAGGAGTTCGACCTGTCGGTGGTCGTGCCGGTCCAGGACATGGGCGAGTTGGGCGGCTCTCCCGCGACCGAGGGCCGGGAGGGCGGCGACAAGCCGTCGATCTGGCCCCATGTCGAGGAGCGGATCGCGGACCTGGTGCAGGCCCACCGCTCCACGATCGTGTTCGCCAACTCCCGCCGGCTCGCGGAGCGGCTCTGCAACCGGCTCAACGAGATCGCCCACGAGCGTGCCACGGGCGCGGCGCTCGCCGAGGGCGCGCCGCCCCCGGCCGAGATCATGGCCCAGTCGGGCGCCGCCCTGGGCGCCCCGCCGCTGCTGGCCCGCGCGCACCACGGGTCGGTGTCCAAGGAGCAGCGGGCGCTGGTCGAGGAGGACCTGAAGGCGGGCCGGCTGCCCGCCGTGGTCGCCACCTCCAGCCTGGAGCTGGGCATCGACATGGGGGCGGTGGACCTGGTGGTGCAGGTGGAGTCGCCGCCGTCGGTGGCCTCGGGGCTCCAGCGCGTGGGCCGCGCCGGGCACCAGGTGGGCGCGGTCTCCACCGGGGTGGTCTTCCCCAAGTACCGCGGTGATCTGGTCCAGGCCGCCGTGGTCACCGAGCGGATGCGTACGGGGGCGATCGAGTCCCTGCGGATCCCCTCCAACCCCCTCGACGTCCTCGCCCAGCAGCTGGTGGCGATGACGGCGATGGACACCTGGCAGCTGGACGACCTGCTCGCCCTGGTACGGCGGGCCGCGCCCTTCGCGGCGCTGCCCGAATCGGCGTTCACCTCGGTACTGGACATGCTGGCGGGCCGCTACCCCTCGGACGCCTTCGCCGAACTCAGACCCCGGGTGGTGTGGGACCGGGTGGCCGGGACCATCACGGGGCGGCCGGGCGCGCAGCGCCTCGCGGTCACCTCCGGCGGCACCATCCCGGACCGCGGCCTCTTCGGCGTCTTCCTCGCGGGCGCCACTGCATCTGATGAAAAGAGGGGCAAGAAGGGCGGTGGCCGGGTCGGGGAGCTGGACGAGGAGATGGTGTACGAGTCCCGCGTGGGGGACGTCTTCACCCTGGGCACCACCTCCTGGCGGATCGAGGACATCACCCGCGACCAGGTCCTGGTGACCCCCGCCCCCGGGGTGCCGGGCCGGCTGCCGTTCTGGAAGGGCGACCAGCTGGGCCGGCCCCTCGAACTGGGGCGCGCGGTCGGAGCGTTCCTGCGGGAGCTCGGGGCGCTGACCGATGCGGACGCCCGGCTGCGGCTGCTGGCGGCCGGGCTCGACGGCTGGGCCGCGGACAACGTGCTGACGTACCTGTCGGAGCAGCGGGAGGCCTGCGGTCACGTGCCGGACGACCGGACCATCCTGGTCGAGCGGTTCCGTGACGAGCTGGGCGACTGGCGGGTCGTCGTCCACTCCCCGTTCGGCGCGCAGGTGCACGCCCCGTGGGCCCTGGCCCTGGGCGCCCGCCTCGCCGAGAAGTACGGCATGGACGCCCAGGTGATGCACGCCGACGACGGGATCGTGCTGCGCCTGCCGGATGCGGACCTGCTCTCCATGGACCTCCTGGACCACGACCCGGCCCGGCCGGCGGCGTTCGAGTTCGACGACGAGCAGGCCCCGCTCGGCGCCGCCGATGTCGCCTTCGACCAGGGCGAGATCGGCCGGCTCGTCACCGACCAGGTGGGCGGCTCCGCCCTGTTCGCCTCCCGGTTCCGCGAGTGCGCGGCGCGCGCCCTGCTGCTGCCGCGCCGCAGTCCGGGCAAGCGCACCCCGTTGTGGCAGCAGCGCCAGCGCGCCTCGCAACTGCTCCAGGTGGCATCGGAGTTCGGCTCCTTCCCGATCGTGCTGGAAGCCGTACGCGAATGCCTCCAGGACGTCTTCGACGTACCGGGCCTGACCGAGCTGATGGGGGACATCGAGGCGCGCCGGGTCCGGCTGGTCGAGGTGACCACTCCCGAGCCCTCGCCCTTCGCCCGCTCCCTCCTCTTCGGGTACGTCGCCCAGTTCCTGTACGAGGGCGACTCGCCGCTGGCCGAGCGGCGGGCGGCGGCGCTCTCGCTGGACTCCCGGCTGCTCGCCGAACTGCTGGGCCAGGCGGAGCTGCGGGAGCTGCTCGACGCCGAGGTACTGGAGGAGCTGGAGCGGGAGCTCCAGTGGCTGACGGAGGACCGGCGGGCCAAGGACGCCGAGTCGGTGGCGGACCTGCTGCGCATGCTGGGCCCGCTGACGGATGCCGAGCTGGCCGCGCGCGGGGCGCCCGCCGCCTGGCCCGAGGCGCTCGCCGCCGCCCGCCGGGCCATCCGGGTGCGGATCGGTGGCGCGGACCACTGGGCGGCCGTCGAGGACGCGGGCCGGCTGCGGGACGCGCTGGGCACAGCACTCCCGGTCGGGGTCCCGGAGGCCTTCACCGAACCGGTCAAGGACCCGCTCGGCGACCTCCTGGCCCGGTACGCGCGCACCCACGGGCCGTTCACCACTGCCACGGTCGCCACCCGCCTCGGTCTGGGCGCCGCGGTGACCGAGGGCGCCCTGCACCGGCTCGCGGCGGCGGGCCGGGTGGTGCAGGGGGAGTTCCATCCGGCGGGCATCGGCCAGGAGTGGTGCGATGCGGCGGTGCTGCGCAGACTGCGGCGCCGCTCGCTGGCGGCGCTGCGGCAGGAGCTGGAGCCGGTCCCGCCGGCCTCGCTGGCGACCTTCCTGCCCCAGTGGCAGCACCTGGGCGGGGCCCTGCGCGGGATCGACGGCCTGGCCCGTGCCGTGGAGCAGCTCCAGGGGGCCCCGGTGCCGGCCTCGGCGCTGGAGCGGCTGATCCTGCCCTCGCGGGTGGCGGGGTACGCGCCGACCCTGCTGGACGAGCTGACCACCACCGGCGAGGTGGTGTGGGCGGGCGCGGGCGCCCTGCCGGGCAAGGACGGCTGGATCTCCCTGTACCTGGCGGAGGCGGCCCCGCTGCTGCTTCCCGAGCCGCACCCCCTGGAGCTGGGCCCCTTGCACCAGGCGGTCCTGGACTCCCTCTCCGGCGGGTACGGCCTGTTCTTCCGCCAGCTCACGCAGTCCGTCCGCGTCCACCACCCGGAGGCCACGGACCTGGAACTGTCCTCCGCGCTCTGGGACCTGGCCTGGTCGGGCCGGCTGACGAACGACACCCTGGCCCCCCTGCGCGCCCTGCTGGGCTCGGGCCGCACCGCGGGCGCCACGGCGCACCGGGCCCGCCGCACCGTGCCGCGCGGCCGGTACGGCACCCTGAGCGCGACGGTGTCCCGTACGGGCCCGCCCACGGTCTCGGGCCGCTGGTCGCTGCTGCCCGCGCAGGCCCCCGACCCGACCCACCGCGCCCACGCCCTGGCCCGCACCCTGCTGGACCGGCACGGGGTGGTCACCCGGGGGGCGGTCGCCGCCGAAGGCGTGGAGGGCGGCTTCAGCGCGGTCTACCGCGTCCTGTCGGCGTTCGAGGACAGCGGCCAGGCCCGCCGGGGGTACGTGGTGGAGGGGCTGGGCGCGGCCCAGTTCGCGATGGACGGCGCGGTGGACCGGCTCCGCGCGGCCGAGCGGACCCCGCCCCCGCTGGCGGCGGTGGTGCTGGCCGCCGCCGACCCGGCGAACGCGTACGGGGCGGCCCTGCCCTGGCCGGAGCCGCCGGCCGGTGCCGCGCACAAGCCGGGCCGCAAGGCGGGCTCCCTGGTGGTCCTGGTCGACGGCGAGCTGGTCCTGTACCTGGAGCGCGGCGGCAAGACCCTGCTGGCCTGGCCGGATCCGGGGGACCCGCGCCTGGAGGCGGCCACCGGGGCGCTGGCGGCCGGCTCCCGCGCGGGCACGCTGCCGTCCCTGACGGTGGAGCGGATCAACGCGGCGGCGGCCCTGACCTCCCCCCTGGGCCCGTCCCTGGAGGCGGCCGGCTTCCACGCCACCCCGAGGGGGCTGAGACTGCGCAGCTGA
- a CDS encoding Fpg/Nei family DNA glycosylase, with protein sequence MPEGDSVHRAAARLHTALAGKPLTHADLRVPRFATADLTGRTVLDVTPRGKHLLTRLEGGLTLHSHLGMDGAWYLFGPGEKWRGGPAHEIRAVLATAGTTAVGYRLPVLELLRTADEDRAVGHLGPDLLGPDWDPARAAANLLASPGRPLGEALLDQRNLAGIGNIYKCELCFLAQVTPWTPVGGLPDPQTTLPRLASAARRLLAANTGADAAAGRRNTTGSRRPGRELFVYGRAHRPCLRCGTPVREASQDGRPTYWCPRCQSGPDPDRPTS encoded by the coding sequence ATGCCCGAAGGAGACAGCGTCCACCGCGCGGCGGCCCGTCTGCACACCGCCCTCGCGGGCAAGCCCCTCACCCACGCCGACCTGCGCGTGCCCCGTTTCGCCACCGCCGACCTCACCGGCCGCACCGTCCTCGACGTCACCCCGCGCGGCAAGCACCTCCTCACCCGCCTCGAAGGCGGCCTCACCCTCCACAGCCACCTCGGCATGGACGGCGCCTGGTACCTCTTCGGCCCCGGCGAGAAGTGGCGCGGCGGCCCCGCCCACGAGATCCGGGCCGTCCTGGCCACCGCCGGCACCACCGCCGTCGGCTACCGGCTCCCCGTGCTCGAACTGCTCCGCACCGCCGACGAGGACCGGGCGGTGGGCCACCTGGGCCCCGACCTCCTCGGCCCCGACTGGGACCCGGCCAGGGCCGCCGCCAACCTCCTCGCCTCCCCCGGCCGCCCCCTGGGCGAGGCCCTGCTCGACCAGCGCAACCTGGCGGGCATCGGCAACATCTACAAGTGCGAGCTCTGCTTCCTGGCGCAGGTCACGCCCTGGACCCCGGTCGGCGGGCTGCCCGACCCGCAGACCACCCTCCCCCGGCTGGCGTCCGCCGCCCGGCGCCTGCTGGCCGCGAACACCGGCGCCGACGCCGCGGCCGGGCGCCGCAACACCACCGGCAGCCGGCGCCCCGGCCGGGAGCTGTTCGTCTACGGCCGCGCCCACCGGCCCTGCCTGCGCTGCGGCACCCCCGTCCGCGAGGCCTCGCAGGACGGCCGGCCCACCTACTGGTGCCCCCGCTGCCAGTCCGGCCCGGACCCGGACCGCCCCACCAGTTGA
- a CDS encoding SDR family NAD(P)-dependent oxidoreductase — translation MPTPTASYDLTGRTALVTGAASGIGRATALLLAGAGAAVHCADRDERGLAETAALIAEAGGAATAHPLDVTDRAALRAAVAAAGPLDITAAIAGVMHTSSVLETTDEDLDRILDINFKGVLRTCQEAVRSMISAGRPGSVVTMASGAVDAAQPGLLCYSAAKAAVVQLTKTLATESGPHGIRVNAVAPGWIRTPMTGRHSPEVQQQTEAAMVRMSPLRRVGEPEDIAQAVLYLASDASSFMTGQILRPNGGVSMPW, via the coding sequence ATGCCCACACCCACCGCCTCGTACGACCTCACCGGCCGCACCGCGCTCGTCACCGGAGCCGCCAGCGGCATAGGCCGCGCCACCGCCCTCCTGCTGGCCGGGGCGGGCGCCGCCGTGCACTGCGCGGACCGCGACGAGCGGGGCCTGGCCGAGACCGCCGCCCTGATCGCCGAGGCCGGCGGGGCCGCCACCGCCCACCCCCTGGACGTCACCGACCGCGCCGCCCTGCGGGCCGCCGTCGCCGCCGCCGGGCCGCTCGACATCACCGCCGCCATCGCCGGGGTCATGCACACCAGCAGCGTCCTGGAGACCACCGACGAGGACCTCGACCGGATCCTGGACATCAACTTCAAGGGGGTGCTGCGCACCTGCCAGGAGGCCGTCCGCTCCATGATCTCCGCCGGCCGCCCCGGCTCGGTCGTCACGATGGCCTCCGGCGCCGTGGACGCCGCCCAGCCCGGCCTGCTCTGCTACAGCGCCGCCAAGGCGGCCGTGGTGCAGCTGACCAAGACCCTCGCCACCGAGAGCGGCCCGCACGGCATCCGCGTCAACGCCGTCGCCCCGGGATGGATCCGCACCCCCATGACCGGCCGCCACAGCCCCGAGGTCCAGCAGCAGACCGAAGCGGCCATGGTCCGGATGTCCCCGCTGCGCCGGGTCGGCGAGCCGGAGGACATCGCCCAGGCCGTGCTCTACCTGGCCTCCGACGCCTCTTCCTTCATGACGGGCCAGATCCTGCGCCCGAACGGCGGAGTGTCGATGCCCTGGTAG
- a CDS encoding helix-turn-helix domain-containing protein, whose amino-acid sequence MILLRRLLGDVLRRQRQRQGRTLREVSSSARVSLGYLSEVERGQKEASSELLSAICDALDVRMSELMREVSDELSLAELAQSAAASEPVPAPVRPMLNSVSVASVTGGPERVTIKAPVEAVNVVAA is encoded by the coding sequence ATGATTCTGCTCCGTCGCCTGCTGGGTGACGTGCTGCGTCGGCAGCGCCAGCGCCAGGGCCGTACTCTGCGCGAAGTCTCCTCGTCCGCCCGAGTTTCGCTCGGCTATCTCTCCGAGGTGGAGCGGGGGCAGAAGGAGGCATCCTCCGAGCTGCTCTCCGCGATCTGCGACGCGTTGGACGTACGGATGTCCGAGCTGATGCGCGAAGTCAGCGACGAGCTGTCGCTGGCGGAGCTTGCGCAGTCGGCCGCCGCAAGCGAACCGGTGCCGGCACCGGTGCGCCCGATGCTCAATTCGGTCTCCGTGGCCTCGGTCACGGGCGGACCCGAACGGGTGACCATCAAGGCACCCGTGGAAGCGGTGAACGTCGTAGCCGCTTGA
- a CDS encoding CinA family protein produces MAAVAEDVLRLLAESDQTLAVAESLTGGMVASELTAVPGASRAFRGSVTAYATELKHRVLGVDAELLAAEGAVNAQVAEEMAAGVRRVMGASWGIATTGVAGPDPQDGQPVGTVFIAVAGPGARKTARLRLNGSRAEIRRESARTVLELLSSELRENLRGQDTEQDGGI; encoded by the coding sequence GTGGCGGCGGTGGCCGAGGACGTGCTGCGGCTGCTCGCGGAGAGTGACCAGACCCTCGCGGTCGCGGAGTCGCTGACCGGGGGAATGGTGGCTTCGGAGCTCACGGCGGTGCCGGGGGCCTCCCGGGCCTTCCGCGGCTCGGTCACGGCGTACGCCACTGAACTGAAGCACCGTGTCCTCGGGGTGGACGCGGAACTGCTCGCGGCCGAAGGCGCGGTGAACGCGCAGGTCGCGGAGGAGATGGCTGCCGGGGTGCGGCGGGTGATGGGTGCATCGTGGGGGATCGCGACGACCGGAGTGGCCGGCCCGGACCCCCAGGACGGGCAGCCGGTGGGCACCGTTTTCATCGCCGTGGCGGGTCCGGGGGCCAGGAAAACGGCCCGGCTGCGGTTGAACGGCTCCCGTGCGGAAATCCGTAGGGAGAGTGCACGGACAGTGCTCGAACTCCTCTCGAGCGAACTCCGCGAGAATCTGCGGGGGCAGGATACGGAACAGGACGGGGGGATTTGA
- the pgsA gene encoding CDP-diacylglycerol--glycerol-3-phosphate 3-phosphatidyltransferase produces the protein MTGVPASAAGGTGRRPAPGAKLGTAAVNQASLWNIANILTMIRLVLVPGFVLLLLADGGYDPVWRALAWAAFAVAMITDIFDGHLARTYNLVTDFGKIADPIADKAIMGSALVCLSWLGDLPWWVTGVILGRELGITLMRFWVIRYGVIPASRGGKLKTLAQGTAVGMYVLALTGPLATLRFWVMALAVVLTVVTGLDYIRQAVVLRRAGLAEERAAK, from the coding sequence ATGACCGGAGTCCCGGCATCAGCGGCGGGCGGGACCGGCCGCCGGCCCGCGCCCGGCGCGAAGCTCGGGACTGCGGCCGTCAACCAGGCCAGCCTCTGGAACATCGCCAACATCCTGACGATGATCCGGCTCGTCCTCGTGCCGGGATTCGTCCTGCTGCTGCTCGCCGACGGGGGCTACGACCCCGTCTGGCGGGCGCTGGCGTGGGCGGCCTTCGCCGTCGCCATGATCACGGACATCTTCGACGGGCACCTGGCGAGGACGTACAACCTGGTCACGGACTTCGGGAAGATCGCCGACCCCATCGCCGACAAGGCGATCATGGGGTCGGCGCTCGTGTGTCTCTCCTGGCTCGGAGACCTGCCCTGGTGGGTGACGGGGGTGATCCTCGGCCGCGAGCTGGGGATCACGCTGATGCGGTTCTGGGTGATCCGGTACGGGGTGATCCCGGCCAGCCGGGGCGGCAAGCTGAAGACCCTGGCCCAGGGCACGGCGGTGGGCATGTACGTGCTCGCGCTGACCGGGCCGCTGGCGACCCTGCGGTTCTGGGTGATGGCCCTCGCCGTCGTGCTGACCGTGGTCACCGGTTTGGATTACATCCGGCAGGCCGTGGTGCTGCGTCGGGCAGGACTGGCGGAGGAGCGGGCCGCGAAGTGA
- the rimO gene encoding 30S ribosomal protein S12 methylthiotransferase RimO, translating into MPERRTVALVTLGCARNEVDSEELAGRLAADGWELVEDAADADVAVVNTCGFVEAAKKDSVDALLEANDLKDHGKTQAVVAVGCMAERYGKELAEALPEADGVLGFDDYADISNRLQTILNGGSVEAHTPRDRRKLLPISPAERQSADVALPGHAQAPAEEPAAAPSDLPDGLAPASGPRAPLRRRLDKSPVASVKLASGCDRRCSFCAIPSFRGSFISRRPSDVLGETRWLAEQGVKEVMLVSENNTSYGKDLGDIRLLETLLPELAAVDGIERVRVSYLQPAEMRPGLIDVLTSTPKVVPYFDLSFQHSAPDVLRAMRRFGDTDRFLELLDTIRSKAPQAGVRSNFIVGFPGEKESDFAELERFLTHARLDAIGVFGYSDEDGTEAAGYEGKLDEDTIAERLAHMQRLAEELTSQRAEERIGETLEVLVETVVPLDEAEEGEGAYGRAAHQAPETDGQVVFTDGAGLVPGRIVTAKVVGTLGVDLVAEPLGVELEEAAG; encoded by the coding sequence ATGCCCGAACGCCGTACCGTCGCCCTTGTCACTCTTGGCTGCGCCCGTAACGAGGTGGACTCGGAGGAGCTCGCAGGCCGCTTGGCGGCGGATGGCTGGGAGCTCGTCGAGGACGCCGCCGATGCGGACGTGGCCGTCGTCAACACCTGTGGCTTCGTCGAAGCCGCCAAGAAGGACTCCGTAGACGCCCTGCTCGAAGCCAACGATCTCAAGGATCACGGCAAGACCCAGGCCGTCGTCGCCGTCGGCTGTATGGCCGAGCGCTACGGCAAGGAACTCGCCGAAGCGCTCCCCGAAGCCGACGGAGTCCTCGGTTTCGACGACTACGCCGACATCTCCAACCGCCTCCAGACCATCCTCAACGGTGGCAGCGTCGAGGCCCACACCCCGCGCGACCGGCGCAAGCTGCTGCCGATCAGCCCGGCCGAGCGGCAGAGCGCCGACGTGGCCCTGCCCGGCCACGCCCAGGCGCCCGCCGAGGAGCCGGCCGCGGCCCCCTCCGACCTGCCGGACGGGCTCGCGCCCGCCTCCGGGCCGCGCGCGCCGCTGCGCCGCCGCCTGGACAAGAGCCCCGTGGCCTCCGTGAAGCTGGCCTCCGGCTGCGACCGGCGCTGCTCCTTCTGCGCCATCCCGTCCTTCCGCGGCTCCTTCATCTCCCGCCGCCCCAGCGACGTGCTGGGCGAGACGCGCTGGCTCGCCGAGCAGGGCGTCAAGGAGGTCATGCTGGTCTCCGAGAACAACACCTCGTACGGCAAGGACCTCGGCGACATCCGCCTGCTGGAGACCCTGCTGCCCGAGCTGGCCGCCGTAGACGGCATCGAGCGCGTCCGCGTCAGCTACCTCCAGCCCGCCGAGATGCGGCCCGGGCTGATCGACGTACTCACCTCGACCCCCAAGGTCGTCCCGTACTTCGACCTGTCCTTCCAGCACTCGGCCCCCGACGTGCTGCGCGCCATGCGCCGCTTCGGTGACACCGACCGCTTCCTGGAGCTGCTGGACACCATCCGTTCCAAGGCCCCGCAGGCCGGCGTCCGGTCCAACTTCATCGTCGGCTTCCCCGGCGAGAAGGAGTCGGACTTCGCCGAGCTGGAGCGTTTCCTCACCCACGCCCGCCTCGACGCCATCGGCGTCTTCGGCTACTCCGACGAGGACGGCACGGAGGCCGCCGGCTACGAGGGCAAGCTGGACGAGGACACCATCGCCGAGCGGCTCGCGCACATGCAGCGGCTCGCCGAGGAGCTGACCTCGCAGCGCGCGGAGGAGCGGATCGGCGAGACCCTGGAGGTACTCGTCGAGACGGTCGTCCCGCTCGACGAGGCGGAGGAGGGCGAGGGCGCCTACGGGCGCGCCGCCCACCAGGCTCCCGAGACCGACGGCCAGGTCGTCTTCACCGACGGCGCCGGCCTGGTCCCCGGGCGCATCGTCACCGCGAAGGTGGTCGGAACCCTGGGCGTGGACCTGGTGGCCGAGCCCCTGGGCGTGGAACTCGAGGAGGCGGCCGGATGA